In the Salvelinus namaycush isolate Seneca unplaced genomic scaffold, SaNama_1.0 Scaffold1327, whole genome shotgun sequence genome, TTATAAAAAGTTTACAGTATCTGTTTGCCCCAAAAAATACTAACCACAAACATCAATCACTTTCCTGAACTCGAACCTTCACCCCACTTTAATCACCATCATGAACTGCGTTGATAGAGGCTTTGGTAAGATCAGTCATCCACAACAGTAGGTGGCGTAGTAACAGAACAAACCGGAAACACAGGTCTTCTTCTACGCCCTTGACCTTCCTGCTCGTATGACCACACATCAAAACAATAACATTTGACATTGTTGATGTGGACTTTGCTTCAGAATAACATTATTGGAAATGAGAGAATAAAACGATCAGAGGATGAATACGGCTCTGAGACACTGGACGGAGGCCGCGACGGTCATACTAGCTGCTGGTACGAGACATAAACTCCCTGTAGATAGTTTGACGAGGTGTGTCGATAAAGGCACCTCTGCACCTGCGATCAGTGGGCACTCCAACTTGCCTGACAGGTTAGCCTTCGACTATGAAGTGTTGTTGTTGAAACGAAGCGGTACGAGTGGTTTCATGCCGAATGCTTATGTCTTTCCCGGAGGTCTGGTGGATCCGGCAGATTTCTCAAGTGAATGGCTTGATCTATTTAAATCTTTTCGGCGCTCACCGAATTTTGGACTGGGATTTGTGAAACAGCCGCCGGAGACGAGACCTCCTATCTTCGCCACTGACAGGAAGAAACTGGGTTCTCCCGTTCCAGGGGACGTCGCATTTAGAATCTGTGCAGTGAGGGAAACGTTCGAAGAGTCAGGTGTACTTCTAGTCGTGCCTAAAGAGGAAGAGAGTACTTTACTTAACAGCATCGAGAACAACAGATACAGTCAGCCCGAATTAACCAGAATAACCGATCTCTGTGACAAGAGTGAATTGGCTAAATGGAGAGTGCTGGTAAACGAGAACCCCTCTAACTTCATCAGAATGTGCAGGGAGCTGGAGTGTCTACCAAACATCTGGGCTCTGCATGAATGGGGTAACTGGCTGACCCCTACTGGTGTGTACGGGAACAAGCCTCCATTTACATCGCccggctgtagtggagtgggtcaagAGTTTGAAATTCAAACaaggtccaaacataccaagacagtcgtgaagaggacacgacaaaacctttaccccctcaggagactgaaaataattggcatgggtccccagatcctcaaaaggttctacagctgcaccatcgagagaatcaccacctggtatggcaactgctcggaatCTGACCGTAAGCCAGCACCCTCTTCAGACTAGCCTTTACATCAGTAGCCCTACCCCCTGGgtaacagtgtatgatcgctggatgattcgttttaagtctaatactgcgggtaatggagtcaccaatgactagggttttcaatttgtcagagctaatggtgggaggctttggCGGTTCAGATCCCGTAACAGGTGAaggagagacctgagaaggcTCGGACTCTGACTCcaactcgctgcttaatggggagaatcGGTTGAAAGTTTCTTTCGGCTGAATGAGCAACaacggttgagcattcctacagcatttctttccagaagcctcgagaaagttgtccggctgcggggaccgtgcttccagaagccatgagaaagttgtccggctgcggggaccgtgcctCTAGAAGCCATGAGAatgttgtccggctgcggggaccgtgcctccagaagccatgagaaagttgtccggctgcggggaccgtgcctccagaagccatgagaacgttgtccggctgcggggaccgtgcctccagaagccatgagaacgttgtccggctgcggggaccgtgcctctagaagccatgagaaagttgtcaggctgcggggaccgtgcctctagaagccatgagaaagttgtccggctgcggggaccgtgcctCCAGAAGCcttgagaaagttgtccggctgcggggaccgtgcctCCAGAAGCcttgagaaagttgtccggctgcggggaccgttcCTCCAGAAGCCTTGAGAacgttgtccggctgcggggactgtgtgAGGGGATTtgtactaacgttactatctgtacttactggtggcacagacgctgtttcatcctttcctacactgaagttacccttgcctaacgattgcatctGAAGCTGGGCAACACGGCTATCCTCTAAGGCGatagttctcctgtatattatgagaaCAGCGACTGTAATTAAATGgcatagtgttaatgttactacttagcttcggctgttggaggTCCTGGTGAACCACGTCAGAATAAAGCgtccggggtgaaaaagttgGTAACTGTGATAAATGCAGAGTTTTAAACGGTCATCAAAAAGTAAAACATGAAACATTTTGCAGACAACCAAGTAGCAACAAACAGCATAGCAGCATGGAGACACCACTTTGTCTTTCAGGTATCAATAGACTTTGTCTTTCAGGTATCAATAGACTTTGTCTTTCAGGTATCAATAGACTTTGTCTTTCAGGAGAGTCAACGGCCTGTATCTTCAAAACATGActctggactagaggtcgaccgattatgatttttcaacgccgataccgattattggaggaccaaaaaaagccgaaaCCGATTAATCGTCTGATTTTGATATATATTtgcaataatgacaattacaacaatactgaacaaACATCTTTATTTgcacttaatataatacataaaatatatttagtctcaaataaataatgaaacatgttcaatgtggtttaaataatgcaaaaacaaagtgttggagaagaaagtagaagtgcaatatgtgccatgtaagaaagccaacgtttcagttccttgctcagaacatgagaacatatgaaagctgatgGTTCCTttaaacatgagtcttcaatattcccaggtaagaagttttaggttgtagttattataggaattataggactatttctctctatacctttTGTATTTCacatacctttgactattggatgttcttataggcactatagtattgccagcctaatctcgggagttgataggcttgaagtcataaacagttcaatgcttgaagcacaacgaagagctgctggcaaaacgcaggaaagtgctgtttgaatgaatgcttacaagcctgctggtgcctaccatcgctcagtcagactgctctatcaaatcatagacttaattataatataataacgcacagaaatacgagccttaggtcattaatatggtccaATCCGGAAACCACCaattcgaaaacaaaacgtttattctttcagtgaaatactattctttcagtgaaatacggaaccgttccgggttttatcgaacgggtggcatccatcagtctaaatattgctgttacattgcaaaacattcaatgttatgtcataattatgtacaattctggcaaatgaattacggtctttgttaggaagaaatgatCTTCACACATTTCACAACGAGCCAgatggcccaaactgctgcatctaccctgactctgcatgcactgaacgcaagagaagcaacacaattttcctagttaatattgcctgctaacatgaatttcttttaactaaatatgcaggttaaaaaaaatatacttgtgtgGTTAGGTTCAttggtgcaacgattgtgctttttccgTGAATGAGCTTTTGTTAAATCACCACCTGTTTGGCAAAGttggctgtgattcgatgataaattaacaggcaccgtattgattatatgcaacgcagaacaCGCTAGTTAAACTagcaatatcatcaaccatgtgtagttaactagtgattgtgTTAAGATTGactgttttttataagataagtttaatgctagctagcaccttaccatggctccttgctgcactcgcgtaacaagtggtcagcctgccacgcagtctcctcgtggagtgcaatgtaatcggcgtccaaaaatgcagattaccgattgttatgaaaacttgaaatcggccacaattaatcggccgacctctaatctagactgtcccaaatggcactctattcaaTATGGGTCCTGGTCGTATATTAACTACCTAGGGCACACTattcactatgggtcctggtcgtAGTTAACTACCTAGGGCACCCTActcactatgggtcctggtcgtAGTTAACTACCTACGGCACCCAATTCACCATGGGTCCTGGTCGTAGTTAACTACCTagggcaccctattcactatgggtcctggtcgtAGTTAACTACCTAGGGCACACTattcactatgggtcctggtcgtAGTTAACTACCTACGGCACCCAattcactatgggtcctggtcgtAGTTAACTACCTACGGCACCCAATTCACCATGGGTCCTGGTCGTAGTTAACTACCTagggcaccctattcactatgggtcctggtcgtAGTTAACTACCTAGGGC is a window encoding:
- the LOC120036425 gene encoding nucleoside diphosphate-linked moiety X motif 19-like, with the translated sequence MNTALRHWTEAATVILAAGTRHKLPVDSLTRCVDKGTSAPAISGHSNLPDRLAFDYEVLLLKRSGTSGFMPNAYVFPGGLVDPADFSSEWLDLFKSFRRSPNFGLGFVKQPPETRPPIFATDRKKLGSPVPGDVAFRICAVRETFEESGVLLVVPKEEESTLLNSIENNRYSQPELTRITDLCDKSELAKWRVLVNENPSNFIRMCRELECLPNIWALHEWGNWLTPTGVYGNKPPFTSPGCSGVGQERVNGLYLQNMTLD